The following proteins are co-located in the Takifugu flavidus isolate HTHZ2018 chromosome 16, ASM371156v2, whole genome shotgun sequence genome:
- the rab3gap2 gene encoding rab3 GTPase-activating protein non-catalytic subunit isoform X4: MVEETPGQSGPWLQHCVLTLSPCLDLLVVARGQKAAFLSAKWCSAEGSREEMTMAVSWTGLLSVDDGEHVSSCMCIPLVSQKRSSTGQPDWTCVVVGFTTGYVRFYTENGVLLLSQLLQEDPVLRLKCRTYEIPLHPGITEQHEELSILYPTALVTIDGFSLFQSLRACRNQVARAAAAGSDVIQPPPLAYKKWGLQDMDTIVDHSSVGIMTLCVFDQMKNASILGGFNASVKGSPPAMSLYVSVGGGPYIGFYYAVEGSSQPLLSHVALAVASKLTSALFNAASGWLGWNKNRNEEETVQKQKPKVEPATPLGIRFGLPDSRRHGESICLSPCNMLAGVTDDFGRVALLDLARGICIRMWKGYRDAQLGWLQVQEERGDHDSSSLPKRHALFLVIYAPRRGILEVWAMKQGPRVGAFNIGKHCRLLYAGHRLMGVNCVTSQGWHLHTPKVCLLDPAARTLRTVNIPFHLALSDKKSERAKDMHLLKRLTMLLKNTEVDPDILESEAKTVLLEIRHPAMKKQALETLLSNRNVLVKCLINITSALSLHLKQKDPEEVDVSLLRFCSSQLKLLQLYTDIQQLHPAPDAEACGTSLSITQCSLAQQEPSDVLLDELSRVRSTLQSYAQLSSRPSVSFAEDSPDSPLPVQAFLSQMEFTEDGSLRVIYMSETDHSQLGNFLFWGALCGKSQIAKVCDPLQQAGISPQQLLAVLLSVWFQREKEILQNPEQTTVNLHTLLITLSNMKGAVEDCWDPQSVSPWWQQVRSACIQSQHTAAALLAAFVAHHAAKTCIQHRADSKLQSDWEAVSLELEQWLVCVRQLEDLMVLQTLLLVPAAQGPLGGSATQCSIKTLLEGGRGAVADSISKWVFRHRLAPENLKAFLQKSDDPDDERHNEPRDQPEKQRNDQEGTQRTAELFVAVCERFPHSLSPDMLFAHCCWEHVVHWNRDPEEVKFFCLAVEHLKLVSSPHIQLGIATMMWSTFIVKYLSAATFLMEKVGKAPKDRLCRRDVGMGDQALTCFLGCCVQLLQVLMEADAGVEEETAPELSVEEVWCGAEGPPSIADLALEQKGIYYPLVQHHWLLASLLHAAMTFKVKVKPLSLFDSKGKNALFRDLSSVQLMPSGVMDSSLILTRQEFLFQVQMGWVQAVEGGSGSAPGSSTTHSDGLAAQWWPSLCLELGSLLQVNPDILRRQLVCELFSQGLDLSAEQAMLEVEDQDVLGSQLLVLSGQRLSYTLLHSQSQTQPAMELLARLPPTLCAWLKAMDPSDLRRPSLPLQQTKRLVGRLVEILPENHAQYSLALHLLEALEALTTED, encoded by the exons ATG gtggaggagaccCCTGGGCAGAGTGGACCCTGGCTGCAGCATTGTGTGCTGACCCTGTCTCCTTGCTTGGATCTGCTGGTTGTGGCTCGTGGACAGAAGGCGGCCTTTCTTTCAG CCAAGTGGTGCTCCGCCGAGGGTAGCAGAGAAGAGATGACCATGGCCGTGTCTTGGACTGGACTTCTCAGCGTCGACGACGG AGAGCATGTAAGCAGCTGTATGTGCATACCactggtcagccagaagag GAGCTCCACAGGGCAGCCTGACTGGACATGTGTGGTTGTGGGTTTCACCACAGGTTATGTGCGCTTCTACACGGAG AATGGGGTTCTACTCCTGTCCCAGTTGCTGCAAGAGGACCCTGTACTGAGGCTCAAATGTCGCACATATGAAATCCCTCTTCACCCTGGAATAACGGAGCAG CACGAAGAGTTGAGTATCCTCTATCCTACCGCTCTGGTCACCATCGATGGCTTCAGCCTCTTCCAGTCTCTGCGTGCCTGCAGGAACCAGGTCGCCAGAG ccgcagcagcaggaagtgatgtgatCCAGCCGCCTCCTCTTGCCTATAAGAAGTGGGGTCTGCAGGACATGGACACCATTGTGGACCACAGTAGTGTGG GCAttatgactctgtgtgtgtttgaccagATGAAGAATGCGTCCATCCTCGGGGGGTTCAATGCTTCAGTCAAGGGGAGCCCCCCTGCCATGAGCCTGTACGTCAGTGTGGGGGGTGGGCCATATATTGGCTTTTACTATGCTGTAGAG GGGAGCTCCCAGCCTCTGCTGTCTCACGTGGCCCTGGCCGTGGCCAGTAAACTCACCTCAGCCCTCTTCAATGCTGCCAG TGGGTGGTTAGGATGGAACAAGAACAGAAATGAGGAGGAGACAGTTCAGAAGCAGAAGCCCAAAGTGGAGCCTGCAACACCATTAGGGATCAG ATTTGGTCTCCCAGACTCTCGTCGCCATGGCGAGTCTATCTGCCTGTCCCCCTGCAATATGTTAGCTGGTGTGACTGATGATTTTGGACGCGTCGCTCTGCTGGACTTGGCTCGAGGCATTTGCATTCGTATGTGGAAGG GATATCGAGATGCTCAGTTGGGTTGGCTGCAGGTTCAAGAGGAGCGAGGAGATCACgactcttcctcccttcccaaACGCCATGCTCTCTTCCTGGTCATATATGCACCACGCAGAGGAATCCTGGAGGTGTGGGCAATGAAGCAGGGTCCCCGAGTGGGCGCCTTCAACATAGGCAAGCACTGCAG gttACTGTATGCTGGCCACCGTCTGATGGGGGTGAACTGTGTCACCAGTCAGGGCTGGCACTTGCACACCCCAAAGGTGTGTCTGTTGGATCCTGCTGCAAGAACTCTGAGGACTGTGAACATCCCCTTCCATCTGGCCCTCAG TGACAAGAAGAGTGAAAGAGCCAAAGATATGCACCTATTAAAGAGACTGACCATGTTACTGAAGAACACAGAAGTGGATCCAG ataTTTTGGAGAGCGAAGCCAAGACTGTTTTGTTGGAAATAAGACATCCTGCCATGAAGAAACAG GCTTTGGAGACTCTGCTGTCCAACAGGAATGTACTGGTCAAGTGTCTGATTAATATCACATCcgccctctccctccatctgaaGCAAAAAG ACCCAGAAGAAGTTGATGTGAGCCTCCTCCGGTTCTGTTCCTCCcagctgaagctcctccagctctatactgacatccagcagctgcacccTGCTCCGGATGCAGAGGCCTGTGGGACGTCCCTCAGCATTACCCAG TGTTCTCTGGCCCAGCAGGAGCCCTCAGATGTTCTACTGGATGAACTATCCAGGGTGCGCTCTACCCTGCAGAGCTATGcccagctgagcagcagacCAAGTGTTTCCTTTGCAGAGGACTCTCCCGACTCCCCCCTTCCTGTCCAAGCCTTTCTCTCTCAGATGGAGTTCACTGAGGATGGAAGCTTGAGGGTGATCTACATGTCTGAAACTGACCACAGTCAGCTGG ggaacttcctgttttggggaGCCCTGTGTGGGAAAAGCCAAATTGCTAAAGTGTGTGACCCTCTGCAGCAGGCTGGCATCAGTCCTCAGCAGCTACTG GCTGTGCTGCTTAGCGTTTGGTttcagagagagaaggagatcCTCCAAAACCCAGAGCAAACTACAGTCAACCTACACACACTACTCATCACACTCAGCAACATGAaag GTGCTGTTGAAGACTGCTGGGACCCTCAGTCTgtctccccctggtggcagcAGGTTCGCAGCGCTTGTATCCAGTCCCAACACACTGCTGCCGCCCTGCTGGCTGCATTTGTTGCCCATCACGCTGCCAAGACCTGCATCCAGCATCGTGCAGACTCAAAG CTGCAGTCAGACTGGGAAGCAGTGTCACTGGAGCTGGAACagtggttggtgtgtgtccGCCAGCTGGAGGACCTGATGGTCCTGCAGACTCTGCTCTTGGTGCCCGCAGCTCAGGGACCCCTGGGGGGTTCAGCCACACAGTGCTCAATAAAGACCCTGCTGGAGGGGGGCCGAG GAGCTGTTGCAGACAGTATCTCCAAGTGGGTGTTCAGGCACCGTTTGGCCCCTGAAAATCTGAAGGCCTTCCTCCAGAAGTCTGATGACCCAGATGATGAGAGACATAACGAGCCCAGAGACCAacctgagaagcagaggaacGACCAGGAGGGGACGCAGAGGACAgctg AGCTGTTTGTGGCCGTGTGTGAGCGCTTCCCACACTCGCTGTCTCCTGACATGCTGTTTGCTCACTGCTGCTGGGAGCACGTGGTGCACTGGAACCGAGACCCTGAG GAGGTGAAATTCTTCTGTCTGGCTGTGGAACATCTGAAGTTGGTCTCCAGCCCACACATCCAGCTAG GTATCGCCACCATGATGTGGAGCACCTTCATCGTCAAGTATTTGTCAGCAGCCACCTTTCTCATGGAGAAG GTCGGCAAAGCTCCCAAAGACCGTCTGTGCAGACGA GACGTGGGGATGGGAGACCAGGCTCTGACCTGCTTCCTGGGCTGCTGTGTCCAGCTGCTTCAGGTCCTGATGGAG GCTGACGcaggtgtggaggaggaaaCTGCTCCAGAACTGTCTGTAGAGGAGGTGTGGTGTGGGGCTGAGGGCCCCCCCTCCATCGCTGACCTGGCCCTTGAGCAGAAAGGGATCTACTACCCCTTGGTGCAACACCATTGGCTGCTGGCCTCGCTGCTCCATGCTGCAATGACcttcaaggtcaaggtcaaaccTCTCAGCCTGTTTGACAGTAAG GGTAAGAATGCTCTCTTCAGAGATCTCAGCAGTGTCCAGCTGATGCCCAGTGGGGTCATGGACTCCAGCCTGATTCTAACGCGACAGGAG TTCCTCTTCCAGGTTCAGATGGGCTGGGTGCAGGCTGTGGAGGGTGGTTCTGGCTCAGCCCCTGGTAGCAGCACGACACACTCGGATGGTCTGGCTGCACAGTGGTGGCCCTCTCTGTGTCTGGAGCTGGGCTCGCTGCTCCAGGTCAACCCTGACATCCTGAGACGGCAGCTGGTCTGTGAACTCTTCAGCCAAGgcctggacctcagtgctgaaCAG GCAATGCTGGAGGTAGAAGATCAGGACGTCCTGGGCTCCCAACTCCTGGTTCTGAGTGGCCAGAGGCTCAGTTACACCCTGCTACACAGCCAGAGTCAAACCCAGCCTGCCATGGAGCTGCTGGCCCGCCTGCCGCCAACTCTGTGTGCCTGGCTGAAGGCCATG GACCCCAGCGACCTCCGCCGTCCCTCGCTCCCCCTGCAGCAGACCAAAAGGCTCGTTGGCCGTCTGGTGGAGATCCTCCCAGAAAACCACGCCCAGTACAGTCTGGCCCTGCACCTCCTGGAGGCCCTGGAGGCCCTGACCACCGAGGACTGA
- the rab3gap2 gene encoding rab3 GTPase-activating protein non-catalytic subunit isoform X7 has protein sequence MDTIVDHSSVGIMTLCVFDQMKNASILGGFNASVKGSPPAMSLYVSVGGGPYIGFYYAVEGSSQPLLSHVALAVASKLTSALFNAASGWLGWNKNRNEEETVQKQKPKVEPATPLGIRFGLPDSRRHGESICLSPCNMLAGVTDDFGRVALLDLARGICIRMWKGYRDAQLGWLQVQEERGDHDSSSLPKRHALFLVIYAPRRGILEVWAMKQGPRVGAFNIGKHCRLLYAGHRLMGVNCVTSQGWHLHTPKVCLLDPAARTLRTVNIPFHLALSDKKSERAKDMHLLKRLTMLLKNTEVDPDILESEAKTVLLEIRHPAMKKQALETLLSNRNVLVKCLINITSALSLHLKQKDPEEVDVSLLRFCSSQLKLLQLYTDIQQLHPAPDAEACGTSLSITQCSLAQQEPSDVLLDELSRVRSTLQSYAQLSSRPSVSFAEDSPDSPLPVQAFLSQMEFTEDGSLRVIYMSETDHSQLGNFLFWGALCGKSQIAKVCDPLQQAGISPQQLLAVLLSVWFQREKEILQNPEQTTVNLHTLLITLSNMKGAVEDCWDPQSVSPWWQQVRSACIQSQHTAAALLAAFVAHHAAKTCIQHRADSKLQSDWEAVSLELEQWLVCVRQLEDLMVLQTLLLVPAAQGPLGGSATQCSIKTLLEGGRGAVADSISKWVFRHRLAPENLKAFLQKSDDPDDERHNEPRDQPEKQRNDQEGTQRTAELFVAVCERFPHSLSPDMLFAHCCWEHVVHWNRDPEEVKFFCLAVEHLKLVSSPHIQLGIATMMWSTFIVKYLSAATFLMEKVGKAPKDRLCRRDVGMGDQALTCFLGCCVQLLQVLMEADAGVEEETAPELSVEEVWCGAEGPPSIADLALEQKGIYYPLVQHHWLLASLLHAAMTFKVKVKPLSLFDSKGKNALFRDLSSVQLMPSGVMDSSLILTRQEFLFQVQMGWVQAVEGGSGSAPGSSTTHSDGLAAQWWPSLCLELGSLLQVNPDILRRQLVCELFSQGLDLSAEQAMLEVEDQDVLGSQLLVLSGQRLSYTLLHSQSQTQPAMELLARLPPTLCAWLKAMDPSDLRRPSLPLQQTKRLVGRLVEILPENHAQYSLALHLLEALEALTTED, from the exons ATGGACACCATTGTGGACCACAGTAGTGTGG GCAttatgactctgtgtgtgtttgaccagATGAAGAATGCGTCCATCCTCGGGGGGTTCAATGCTTCAGTCAAGGGGAGCCCCCCTGCCATGAGCCTGTACGTCAGTGTGGGGGGTGGGCCATATATTGGCTTTTACTATGCTGTAGAG GGGAGCTCCCAGCCTCTGCTGTCTCACGTGGCCCTGGCCGTGGCCAGTAAACTCACCTCAGCCCTCTTCAATGCTGCCAG TGGGTGGTTAGGATGGAACAAGAACAGAAATGAGGAGGAGACAGTTCAGAAGCAGAAGCCCAAAGTGGAGCCTGCAACACCATTAGGGATCAG ATTTGGTCTCCCAGACTCTCGTCGCCATGGCGAGTCTATCTGCCTGTCCCCCTGCAATATGTTAGCTGGTGTGACTGATGATTTTGGACGCGTCGCTCTGCTGGACTTGGCTCGAGGCATTTGCATTCGTATGTGGAAGG GATATCGAGATGCTCAGTTGGGTTGGCTGCAGGTTCAAGAGGAGCGAGGAGATCACgactcttcctcccttcccaaACGCCATGCTCTCTTCCTGGTCATATATGCACCACGCAGAGGAATCCTGGAGGTGTGGGCAATGAAGCAGGGTCCCCGAGTGGGCGCCTTCAACATAGGCAAGCACTGCAG gttACTGTATGCTGGCCACCGTCTGATGGGGGTGAACTGTGTCACCAGTCAGGGCTGGCACTTGCACACCCCAAAGGTGTGTCTGTTGGATCCTGCTGCAAGAACTCTGAGGACTGTGAACATCCCCTTCCATCTGGCCCTCAG TGACAAGAAGAGTGAAAGAGCCAAAGATATGCACCTATTAAAGAGACTGACCATGTTACTGAAGAACACAGAAGTGGATCCAG ataTTTTGGAGAGCGAAGCCAAGACTGTTTTGTTGGAAATAAGACATCCTGCCATGAAGAAACAG GCTTTGGAGACTCTGCTGTCCAACAGGAATGTACTGGTCAAGTGTCTGATTAATATCACATCcgccctctccctccatctgaaGCAAAAAG ACCCAGAAGAAGTTGATGTGAGCCTCCTCCGGTTCTGTTCCTCCcagctgaagctcctccagctctatactgacatccagcagctgcacccTGCTCCGGATGCAGAGGCCTGTGGGACGTCCCTCAGCATTACCCAG TGTTCTCTGGCCCAGCAGGAGCCCTCAGATGTTCTACTGGATGAACTATCCAGGGTGCGCTCTACCCTGCAGAGCTATGcccagctgagcagcagacCAAGTGTTTCCTTTGCAGAGGACTCTCCCGACTCCCCCCTTCCTGTCCAAGCCTTTCTCTCTCAGATGGAGTTCACTGAGGATGGAAGCTTGAGGGTGATCTACATGTCTGAAACTGACCACAGTCAGCTGG ggaacttcctgttttggggaGCCCTGTGTGGGAAAAGCCAAATTGCTAAAGTGTGTGACCCTCTGCAGCAGGCTGGCATCAGTCCTCAGCAGCTACTG GCTGTGCTGCTTAGCGTTTGGTttcagagagagaaggagatcCTCCAAAACCCAGAGCAAACTACAGTCAACCTACACACACTACTCATCACACTCAGCAACATGAaag GTGCTGTTGAAGACTGCTGGGACCCTCAGTCTgtctccccctggtggcagcAGGTTCGCAGCGCTTGTATCCAGTCCCAACACACTGCTGCCGCCCTGCTGGCTGCATTTGTTGCCCATCACGCTGCCAAGACCTGCATCCAGCATCGTGCAGACTCAAAG CTGCAGTCAGACTGGGAAGCAGTGTCACTGGAGCTGGAACagtggttggtgtgtgtccGCCAGCTGGAGGACCTGATGGTCCTGCAGACTCTGCTCTTGGTGCCCGCAGCTCAGGGACCCCTGGGGGGTTCAGCCACACAGTGCTCAATAAAGACCCTGCTGGAGGGGGGCCGAG GAGCTGTTGCAGACAGTATCTCCAAGTGGGTGTTCAGGCACCGTTTGGCCCCTGAAAATCTGAAGGCCTTCCTCCAGAAGTCTGATGACCCAGATGATGAGAGACATAACGAGCCCAGAGACCAacctgagaagcagaggaacGACCAGGAGGGGACGCAGAGGACAgctg AGCTGTTTGTGGCCGTGTGTGAGCGCTTCCCACACTCGCTGTCTCCTGACATGCTGTTTGCTCACTGCTGCTGGGAGCACGTGGTGCACTGGAACCGAGACCCTGAG GAGGTGAAATTCTTCTGTCTGGCTGTGGAACATCTGAAGTTGGTCTCCAGCCCACACATCCAGCTAG GTATCGCCACCATGATGTGGAGCACCTTCATCGTCAAGTATTTGTCAGCAGCCACCTTTCTCATGGAGAAG GTCGGCAAAGCTCCCAAAGACCGTCTGTGCAGACGA GACGTGGGGATGGGAGACCAGGCTCTGACCTGCTTCCTGGGCTGCTGTGTCCAGCTGCTTCAGGTCCTGATGGAG GCTGACGcaggtgtggaggaggaaaCTGCTCCAGAACTGTCTGTAGAGGAGGTGTGGTGTGGGGCTGAGGGCCCCCCCTCCATCGCTGACCTGGCCCTTGAGCAGAAAGGGATCTACTACCCCTTGGTGCAACACCATTGGCTGCTGGCCTCGCTGCTCCATGCTGCAATGACcttcaaggtcaaggtcaaaccTCTCAGCCTGTTTGACAGTAAG GGTAAGAATGCTCTCTTCAGAGATCTCAGCAGTGTCCAGCTGATGCCCAGTGGGGTCATGGACTCCAGCCTGATTCTAACGCGACAGGAG TTCCTCTTCCAGGTTCAGATGGGCTGGGTGCAGGCTGTGGAGGGTGGTTCTGGCTCAGCCCCTGGTAGCAGCACGACACACTCGGATGGTCTGGCTGCACAGTGGTGGCCCTCTCTGTGTCTGGAGCTGGGCTCGCTGCTCCAGGTCAACCCTGACATCCTGAGACGGCAGCTGGTCTGTGAACTCTTCAGCCAAGgcctggacctcagtgctgaaCAG GCAATGCTGGAGGTAGAAGATCAGGACGTCCTGGGCTCCCAACTCCTGGTTCTGAGTGGCCAGAGGCTCAGTTACACCCTGCTACACAGCCAGAGTCAAACCCAGCCTGCCATGGAGCTGCTGGCCCGCCTGCCGCCAACTCTGTGTGCCTGGCTGAAGGCCATG GACCCCAGCGACCTCCGCCGTCCCTCGCTCCCCCTGCAGCAGACCAAAAGGCTCGTTGGCCGTCTGGTGGAGATCCTCCCAGAAAACCACGCCCAGTACAGTCTGGCCCTGCACCTCCTGGAGGCCCTGGAGGCCCTGACCACCGAGGACTGA
- the rab3gap2 gene encoding rab3 GTPase-activating protein non-catalytic subunit isoform X5, whose product MCIPLVSQKRSSTGQPDWTCVVVGFTTGYVRFYTENGVLLLSQLLQEDPVLRLKCRTYEIPLHPGITEQHEELSILYPTALVTIDGFSLFQSLRACRNQVARAAAAGSDVIQPPPLAYKKWGLQDMDTIVDHSSVGIMTLCVFDQMKNASILGGFNASVKGSPPAMSLYVSVGGGPYIGFYYAVEGSSQPLLSHVALAVASKLTSALFNAASGWLGWNKNRNEEETVQKQKPKVEPATPLGIRFGLPDSRRHGESICLSPCNMLAGVTDDFGRVALLDLARGICIRMWKGYRDAQLGWLQVQEERGDHDSSSLPKRHALFLVIYAPRRGILEVWAMKQGPRVGAFNIGKHCRLLYAGHRLMGVNCVTSQGWHLHTPKVCLLDPAARTLRTVNIPFHLALSDKKSERAKDMHLLKRLTMLLKNTEVDPDILESEAKTVLLEIRHPAMKKQALETLLSNRNVLVKCLINITSALSLHLKQKDPEEVDVSLLRFCSSQLKLLQLYTDIQQLHPAPDAEACGTSLSITQCSLAQQEPSDVLLDELSRVRSTLQSYAQLSSRPSVSFAEDSPDSPLPVQAFLSQMEFTEDGSLRVIYMSETDHSQLGNFLFWGALCGKSQIAKVCDPLQQAGISPQQLLAVLLSVWFQREKEILQNPEQTTVNLHTLLITLSNMKGAVEDCWDPQSVSPWWQQVRSACIQSQHTAAALLAAFVAHHAAKTCIQHRADSKLQSDWEAVSLELEQWLVCVRQLEDLMVLQTLLLVPAAQGPLGGSATQCSIKTLLEGGRGAVADSISKWVFRHRLAPENLKAFLQKSDDPDDERHNEPRDQPEKQRNDQEGTQRTAELFVAVCERFPHSLSPDMLFAHCCWEHVVHWNRDPEEVKFFCLAVEHLKLVSSPHIQLGIATMMWSTFIVKYLSAATFLMEKVGKAPKDRLCRRDVGMGDQALTCFLGCCVQLLQVLMEADAGVEEETAPELSVEEVWCGAEGPPSIADLALEQKGIYYPLVQHHWLLASLLHAAMTFKVKVKPLSLFDSKGKNALFRDLSSVQLMPSGVMDSSLILTRQEFLFQVQMGWVQAVEGGSGSAPGSSTTHSDGLAAQWWPSLCLELGSLLQVNPDILRRQLVCELFSQGLDLSAEQAMLEVEDQDVLGSQLLVLSGQRLSYTLLHSQSQTQPAMELLARLPPTLCAWLKAMDPSDLRRPSLPLQQTKRLVGRLVEILPENHAQYSLALHLLEALEALTTED is encoded by the exons ATGTGCATACCactggtcagccagaagag GAGCTCCACAGGGCAGCCTGACTGGACATGTGTGGTTGTGGGTTTCACCACAGGTTATGTGCGCTTCTACACGGAG AATGGGGTTCTACTCCTGTCCCAGTTGCTGCAAGAGGACCCTGTACTGAGGCTCAAATGTCGCACATATGAAATCCCTCTTCACCCTGGAATAACGGAGCAG CACGAAGAGTTGAGTATCCTCTATCCTACCGCTCTGGTCACCATCGATGGCTTCAGCCTCTTCCAGTCTCTGCGTGCCTGCAGGAACCAGGTCGCCAGAG ccgcagcagcaggaagtgatgtgatCCAGCCGCCTCCTCTTGCCTATAAGAAGTGGGGTCTGCAGGACATGGACACCATTGTGGACCACAGTAGTGTGG GCAttatgactctgtgtgtgtttgaccagATGAAGAATGCGTCCATCCTCGGGGGGTTCAATGCTTCAGTCAAGGGGAGCCCCCCTGCCATGAGCCTGTACGTCAGTGTGGGGGGTGGGCCATATATTGGCTTTTACTATGCTGTAGAG GGGAGCTCCCAGCCTCTGCTGTCTCACGTGGCCCTGGCCGTGGCCAGTAAACTCACCTCAGCCCTCTTCAATGCTGCCAG TGGGTGGTTAGGATGGAACAAGAACAGAAATGAGGAGGAGACAGTTCAGAAGCAGAAGCCCAAAGTGGAGCCTGCAACACCATTAGGGATCAG ATTTGGTCTCCCAGACTCTCGTCGCCATGGCGAGTCTATCTGCCTGTCCCCCTGCAATATGTTAGCTGGTGTGACTGATGATTTTGGACGCGTCGCTCTGCTGGACTTGGCTCGAGGCATTTGCATTCGTATGTGGAAGG GATATCGAGATGCTCAGTTGGGTTGGCTGCAGGTTCAAGAGGAGCGAGGAGATCACgactcttcctcccttcccaaACGCCATGCTCTCTTCCTGGTCATATATGCACCACGCAGAGGAATCCTGGAGGTGTGGGCAATGAAGCAGGGTCCCCGAGTGGGCGCCTTCAACATAGGCAAGCACTGCAG gttACTGTATGCTGGCCACCGTCTGATGGGGGTGAACTGTGTCACCAGTCAGGGCTGGCACTTGCACACCCCAAAGGTGTGTCTGTTGGATCCTGCTGCAAGAACTCTGAGGACTGTGAACATCCCCTTCCATCTGGCCCTCAG TGACAAGAAGAGTGAAAGAGCCAAAGATATGCACCTATTAAAGAGACTGACCATGTTACTGAAGAACACAGAAGTGGATCCAG ataTTTTGGAGAGCGAAGCCAAGACTGTTTTGTTGGAAATAAGACATCCTGCCATGAAGAAACAG GCTTTGGAGACTCTGCTGTCCAACAGGAATGTACTGGTCAAGTGTCTGATTAATATCACATCcgccctctccctccatctgaaGCAAAAAG ACCCAGAAGAAGTTGATGTGAGCCTCCTCCGGTTCTGTTCCTCCcagctgaagctcctccagctctatactgacatccagcagctgcacccTGCTCCGGATGCAGAGGCCTGTGGGACGTCCCTCAGCATTACCCAG TGTTCTCTGGCCCAGCAGGAGCCCTCAGATGTTCTACTGGATGAACTATCCAGGGTGCGCTCTACCCTGCAGAGCTATGcccagctgagcagcagacCAAGTGTTTCCTTTGCAGAGGACTCTCCCGACTCCCCCCTTCCTGTCCAAGCCTTTCTCTCTCAGATGGAGTTCACTGAGGATGGAAGCTTGAGGGTGATCTACATGTCTGAAACTGACCACAGTCAGCTGG ggaacttcctgttttggggaGCCCTGTGTGGGAAAAGCCAAATTGCTAAAGTGTGTGACCCTCTGCAGCAGGCTGGCATCAGTCCTCAGCAGCTACTG GCTGTGCTGCTTAGCGTTTGGTttcagagagagaaggagatcCTCCAAAACCCAGAGCAAACTACAGTCAACCTACACACACTACTCATCACACTCAGCAACATGAaag GTGCTGTTGAAGACTGCTGGGACCCTCAGTCTgtctccccctggtggcagcAGGTTCGCAGCGCTTGTATCCAGTCCCAACACACTGCTGCCGCCCTGCTGGCTGCATTTGTTGCCCATCACGCTGCCAAGACCTGCATCCAGCATCGTGCAGACTCAAAG CTGCAGTCAGACTGGGAAGCAGTGTCACTGGAGCTGGAACagtggttggtgtgtgtccGCCAGCTGGAGGACCTGATGGTCCTGCAGACTCTGCTCTTGGTGCCCGCAGCTCAGGGACCCCTGGGGGGTTCAGCCACACAGTGCTCAATAAAGACCCTGCTGGAGGGGGGCCGAG GAGCTGTTGCAGACAGTATCTCCAAGTGGGTGTTCAGGCACCGTTTGGCCCCTGAAAATCTGAAGGCCTTCCTCCAGAAGTCTGATGACCCAGATGATGAGAGACATAACGAGCCCAGAGACCAacctgagaagcagaggaacGACCAGGAGGGGACGCAGAGGACAgctg AGCTGTTTGTGGCCGTGTGTGAGCGCTTCCCACACTCGCTGTCTCCTGACATGCTGTTTGCTCACTGCTGCTGGGAGCACGTGGTGCACTGGAACCGAGACCCTGAG GAGGTGAAATTCTTCTGTCTGGCTGTGGAACATCTGAAGTTGGTCTCCAGCCCACACATCCAGCTAG GTATCGCCACCATGATGTGGAGCACCTTCATCGTCAAGTATTTGTCAGCAGCCACCTTTCTCATGGAGAAG GTCGGCAAAGCTCCCAAAGACCGTCTGTGCAGACGA GACGTGGGGATGGGAGACCAGGCTCTGACCTGCTTCCTGGGCTGCTGTGTCCAGCTGCTTCAGGTCCTGATGGAG GCTGACGcaggtgtggaggaggaaaCTGCTCCAGAACTGTCTGTAGAGGAGGTGTGGTGTGGGGCTGAGGGCCCCCCCTCCATCGCTGACCTGGCCCTTGAGCAGAAAGGGATCTACTACCCCTTGGTGCAACACCATTGGCTGCTGGCCTCGCTGCTCCATGCTGCAATGACcttcaaggtcaaggtcaaaccTCTCAGCCTGTTTGACAGTAAG GGTAAGAATGCTCTCTTCAGAGATCTCAGCAGTGTCCAGCTGATGCCCAGTGGGGTCATGGACTCCAGCCTGATTCTAACGCGACAGGAG TTCCTCTTCCAGGTTCAGATGGGCTGGGTGCAGGCTGTGGAGGGTGGTTCTGGCTCAGCCCCTGGTAGCAGCACGACACACTCGGATGGTCTGGCTGCACAGTGGTGGCCCTCTCTGTGTCTGGAGCTGGGCTCGCTGCTCCAGGTCAACCCTGACATCCTGAGACGGCAGCTGGTCTGTGAACTCTTCAGCCAAGgcctggacctcagtgctgaaCAG GCAATGCTGGAGGTAGAAGATCAGGACGTCCTGGGCTCCCAACTCCTGGTTCTGAGTGGCCAGAGGCTCAGTTACACCCTGCTACACAGCCAGAGTCAAACCCAGCCTGCCATGGAGCTGCTGGCCCGCCTGCCGCCAACTCTGTGTGCCTGGCTGAAGGCCATG GACCCCAGCGACCTCCGCCGTCCCTCGCTCCCCCTGCAGCAGACCAAAAGGCTCGTTGGCCGTCTGGTGGAGATCCTCCCAGAAAACCACGCCCAGTACAGTCTGGCCCTGCACCTCCTGGAGGCCCTGGAGGCCCTGACCACCGAGGACTGA